The sequence GACCGGCCGGCCCGTCGAAACCGACCTCCAGATGCACGAGGCCGCCCGGGCGCTCCTCGAGCGCATCGAACTGGTGGTCGTCACGCTCGGCCAGGAAGGCGCCTGCCTCTTTACGCGCACAGGCGCCTGGCACGCCACGCCGCACCTCGACCCGGCCGAGGTTGTGAAGACGGTCGGTTGCGGGGACGCGCTGCTGGCGGGTTTCGTTCACGCCCACGCGCGCGGCGGCGCGCCGGAGGAATGTCTGCGCCGCGGCGTCGCGGTCGGCTCCGCCGCCGCCCTCAAAGCCCGCACCGGCGAAGTGGACCTTGCCGACGTCGAGCGCGTGTATGGGACGACGGAGGTCAAGCCGTTCGCGTGATCGCTGCGACGGGCGTGCGGGTTGACACGGCGCAGCGCGAAAAAGGCCTCATGGTTCTGCGCCTTCGCCGCGCCGTCACCCTCCGCCCCGGCGATTACCTGACGGTCGCGTGAGGTCGGCCTTCTGGTGCGAATGAAGGTCGGCCAGGGCCCGATGACTGGCTCATGGGGAGCCACCTATTGCCTTTTCCCTTCACTCGGATGGGGCTCGAAGCCTGACTTGGCTTTGTGTAATCCCACCCCCCTTCGGACCGTATTTTTGGCGATACTCATAGTCCGTGGACGTTAAGTCTTCTTCCCTGTTAGCATCTTGTCATGCGACACGTTTCTGCGGACCTCAAGCGCTTCGGTGAACGCGTGCGTACGCTGCGCAAAGCGAGAGGGCTTTCTCAGGAAGCCTTCGCGGCCAAGTGTGGGCTGGACCGCACGTATATCGGCGGTGTGGAGCGGGGCGAGCGCAACCTTGGCTTGCTCAACGTACTTCGGATTGCCGAGGCGTTGGGAGTCAGGTGTTCCGAACTCATGAGAGGCCTATGAGGGGGGCAGGTGAGCAACCCATTACAAGGCATTCGTGAAGCCTACCTCGCAGTTAAGTTGCGCTGCAAGGAGAACTGCGCATCCGCTGCCGCGGGGGAAGCCATCCGACATCTTGCACACCTTTGCCTCCGCTTTCTCGCCCGTGGTTGTCGGCCGGTCGCACTCACTTCTGCGGTTCCAGGAAAGGAGTACACGGCGTTTGCGCGAAGGGGCAGAAAAACGCCGGTTTCGAGGCCTGCGAACATGGACCTTTTTGTCGGGGAACCGGAGTTTGTTGCGGACCAGTGGGGCTTGTGGCAGACCGAGCAGTTCAGCCCCAGGACTTGTGCGCGATTGTTATACACGTCCGCGATTGCCCCTTGTATCGCGATGGAACTTTTCGACCGCCAGAACAAAAAGGGACCCGCGACCTACTTCGAGTGCCTGATCGGCCATATTTTCGCATCTTCTATCGGGGTGAACCCTGTCAAACGCGCTACGGTGCCCATCGGTCGGAAGTCGGTTCGTCTTACGATGGATTTCCTTTTCGACTTCCCGAACGGACCCAACCTTCACCTTCCGGTGAAGATGTCGACTAGGGAGCGCGTGGTCCAAGCGTGGGCGCACCAACGCATTTTGGACGCGGCCTATGGTGAAGGTGCTTATAAAGGAGTGATGGTCCTGTTCGCCGAGACGAAACTGGATTCTCGATCTCATGAGGTTGTTGAAATATGCGTCCCCGACCAATGGTTGGCCTATCAGGCCTGGCTGGCCCGGATGGAGCGCATCTACTACTTCGATGTCCCGCGGAGATATGCTGTGCTGGCGCGCCAGCACAAGGGGGTGATTGCCGTCAAGCCGTTTACGGACTTCTTTACCGAAAAAGCGTCGCTTCTTCGCGCCTAGGTGTTGGGCTCGGTCTAAGCAGCCCGTGAGCGCCGACGTACAGGCGCTGTTCCGCAGGAACCCCTGTCCAGCGCTTCTTGCCGCGCGGCTTCAAAAACACCAAGAAATACGAGTGGTTCTTGCGCGCGTGCGCCTGCCTCAAGACACGGCTGAGGCCGGGTTTGCCATTGCGGACGACGACAAACAGATCCTCGGCTACGAAACCCCGATGTGACAACTCATCCGCGATTTCAATATGTGTGAGGCGTTGCCGATTCGCGCACACCTCGTCCTGGCATTTCACGATGTAGATGCCACCTCTTCGCAGGACCCGCCAGGCTTCTCGCGCGCCGCGGAAATAAAGGTCGAGCACCGCTTCGTGGTATTTCTTTGTGGACTGCGCCAAGTTGTTGCGGTAGTAGGTTTCGTAATTCTGGTGGTTTACGTGGGCCGTGCCGCCGGGCGTGTGCATGTAGGGGGGGTCAAATACCACACAGTCAATCGAGGCATCCTCATAGGGCAGTTCTCGGCAATCCACTCCGGTAGAGATGTCGGTCGCCAAAACCTTGTACGCATTCTTTGGAACCCGCCGCCAGAACACGCCTTTCCCGTACGTAACATCAGCAACCGTGCTGCCCTTCGGGACGTAGAGAGAAAGGATCTCTGGGAAAACAAGGTCGTTCGTCCCGAGGCTCGCACTAAATACCAAATCGTTTGTGGGGACGCCGTCTGGCGACTTCCGCTTCTTTCGACGCAGCACTACAAACGCCTCCAGAAATGCTGATTGACCCCTCTAACCGCGACTCTACTCCGCCCTCTCGCTTATGTCAAGGTCTGCCCCTGGCGCTTTGGGCGGCTTTCCACCTTATGAGGCGGGCAAGCCCATCAGCGGGGCGCGTCCTGGCCGCGGCGTTATGGTGCCTTGCGGGCGCGGCCGAGGTATTTGCCGAGCAGCGGTTCGAGGCGGCGGAGGGTCTCGGGGGCGACGGCCTTGCGGTCCGTCCAGATCGCCTTGGCCAGCGCGGAGCGGCACGCGCAGTCGGGCCCGACGGCGTCGGCGATTCTCGGGACGGCCCGCTTCATGAGTTCCACGGCATTGGCGGTCCCCGCCTTCACGTTCGCCAGGATGCTTTCGAGGACCTCGTCGGCGGAGGCGCCGGCCTCGTGTGGGCGCCAGCAGTCGTAATCCGTCGCAACGGCGATGAGGGCGTAGCAGATCTCCGCCTCGCGCGCGAGTTTCGCTTCCGGCATCGCGGTCATCCCAATCAGGTCCGCGCCCCACGAGCGGTGCTGGAGGCTCTCGGCCCGGGTCGAAAACTGCGGGCCTTCCATGCACACATAGGTCCCCTTCGGATGCACCGTCGTCTCGAGATCCATCCCGCTTTCAATCAGCACCGCCCGCAGGCCCGGGCAGAACGGATAGGCGAACTCCACGTGGACCGCCAGGTCCTCAAAGAACGTCCGGCCGGGGCGGAGTGTCTTGTCAATCACTTGGTCGCAGAGGACGAGGTCGCGCGGCGCGATCGCGTCCTGGAGGCCCCCCGTCGCCCCGCTCGCCAGGATGTGCGTCACGCCGAGTTTCTTCAGGGCGAAGATGTTCGCGCGGTAGGGGACCTGGGACGGATTGAAGCGGTGGCCCGGTCCGTGGCGCGCCAGGATCGCCACGCGCTGGCCGCCCACTTCCGACACGAGGATCGGTCCCGACGGGCTGCCGAACGGCGTGTCCACCTCGACGCGCTTGCCCTTCGCCCCTTCCGTCAGGGCTTCGCCGATGCCCGTCCCGCCGATGAGTCCCACAAGCGTCTGGCTCACGCACGGCCTCCTTTCGCTTGCGAAGTTGAGCCCGTACGCTACCACACGCCGCCGAGGGGGTCAAGGAATCGCCCGGTGCCGCAAGAAAACGGGAAGCGCCAGCCGTTCGGGCCCGGCGCTTCCTTCATCCCACCCCAGCGCGGGGGGGAAGAAAGGGCTTGCCTGCACGCCGCTATCCATTATCGTCCCATAGGCCCCCGAGGCGCCCGCTTTCAGCGGGTCCCTGTGACGGCGTTCCGTCACAGGCGCCGCAAGGTTATGCGAACCGGGGGCAGGGGGCGGCTTGCCGATCTCTTCGTCGCTTCCCAGCGTGGACGAGGATCACTGATGCCCGGACCTCCTGCCCTCGGTTCGCTCACCCGTAATCGGAATCGGAGTATCGGTCCTTTCGGTACGCGACGCCATAGGGGTTTTCCCTGAATCTGGGGTTCGAAATCCCTGATTTGCTTTCCTGGACGGCTTTCGCAAAACGGCGAATGTCGAACCGAAGAACAAGGAACGGTGACCGGCGAAGTGAAAAACGGCGCCGCGTTCCCCTCTCATGCCTTGCGACACTCGCGGGCCGTATTCACAGAAGCCACGAAAATCGAAACCAACTCGTTGCACTCTGTCACGATTGCTTCCATTTTCTCCGGGCCGCCCGCCAGGCGCCGCCTCTGAATCAGTTTCAGCCACGCCAGCGTCTCGCGGAGTTCCTTCAGGCAGACTTTCATCTTGTGAACGAAATCGTTGCGCGACTCTGCCCCCTGGGCCTCCGCATAGTTGGCCATCGGCGACGTTCCGCTGCGCAGCAGTTGACCGCCCAGGTGTTTGCCGACCTGCGTCTTGGGCAAGGCGCTCACCACCTCGACGCCCCGGCCGGCAAAAGCAATCGATCGCTCCTCCAAGTCGAACGGGCGTCCCGTCTGTGCCTTTCCCTTCGCCATTCGCCGTTCCTTGTTCCGCAGTTCTCCGGTTCGTCGTTCCAGCCTAGCGCTCCAGGTCTGTCAGCCCCTCGCGGACGGCGAACTTCGTCAGTTCCGCGATGCTGTGGAGGTCCAGTTTGGTCATGATTTCGTGGCGGTGGGTGTCCACGGTCTTGGTGCTGACGTGGAGGCGGGCGGCGATCTGTTTGGTGGCCCGTCCCTCGGCCATGAGTTGGAGGATCTCTAACTGGCGGGACGTCAGGTCGCTCAGGGGTTGCGAAGCAGCGCCCTCGCTTCCGCGGGCGTGGGCGTCGACCACCTCGCCCGCCACCGCCGGGCTCAGGTACACCTGCTTCTTCGCCACGGCGTGGATGGCGCGGCAGAGTTCGTCGAACGCGCAGTCCTTCAGGAGATAGCCCGCGGCGCCGGCCGCGAGAATGCCGGTGACAAACCGCCGGTCCGAATGCATCGAGAGCGCCAGGACCCGCGTCCGCGGGGCGCGGGCCGCGATCTGGCGCGTTGCCTCGATGCCGTTCAGGTCCGGCATGCTGATGTCCATGACGATGACGTCGGGAACCAGTTGGCGGGCCAGTTCGACGGCGCTGCGGCCGTTCTCGGCCTCGCCGATGACCTCGATCCCCGCGTCGTTGG comes from Planctomycetota bacterium and encodes:
- a CDS encoding PfkB family carbohydrate kinase; protein product: FERLVAVCRDRTAFVAVDSSGPGLDVVRHGGPLWLVKPNREELAELTGRPVETDLQMHEAARALLERIELVVVTLGQEGACLFTRTGAWHATPHLDPAEVVKTVGCGDALLAGFVHAHARGGAPEECLRRGVAVGSAAALKARTGEVDLADVERVYGTTEVKPFA
- a CDS encoding helix-turn-helix transcriptional regulator: MRHVSADLKRFGERVRTLRKARGLSQEAFAAKCGLDRTYIGGVERGERNLGLLNVLRIAEALGVRCSELMRGL
- a CDS encoding site-specific DNA-methyltransferase translates to MLRRKKRKSPDGVPTNDLVFSASLGTNDLVFPEILSLYVPKGSTVADVTYGKGVFWRRVPKNAYKVLATDISTGVDCRELPYEDASIDCVVFDPPYMHTPGGTAHVNHQNYETYYRNNLAQSTKKYHEAVLDLYFRGAREAWRVLRRGGIYIVKCQDEVCANRQRLTHIEIADELSHRGFVAEDLFVVVRNGKPGLSRVLRQAHARKNHSYFLVFLKPRGKKRWTGVPAEQRLYVGAHGLLRPSPTPRREEATLFR
- the mtnP gene encoding S-methyl-5'-thioadenosine phosphorylase is translated as MSQTLVGLIGGTGIGEALTEGAKGKRVEVDTPFGSPSGPILVSEVGGQRVAILARHGPGHRFNPSQVPYRANIFALKKLGVTHILASGATGGLQDAIAPRDLVLCDQVIDKTLRPGRTFFEDLAVHVEFAYPFCPGLRAVLIESGMDLETTVHPKGTYVCMEGPQFSTRAESLQHRSWGADLIGMTAMPEAKLAREAEICYALIAVATDYDCWRPHEAGASADEVLESILANVKAGTANAVELMKRAVPRIADAVGPDCACRSALAKAIWTDRKAVAPETLRRLEPLLGKYLGRARKAP
- a CDS encoding four helix bundle protein, producing MAKGKAQTGRPFDLEERSIAFAGRGVEVVSALPKTQVGKHLGGQLLRSGTSPMANYAEAQGAESRNDFVHKMKVCLKELRETLAWLKLIQRRRLAGGPEKMEAIVTECNELVSIFVASVNTARECRKA
- a CDS encoding response regulator transcription factor, with translation MAIRVLLADDHQLFRQGMRSMLANDAGIEVIGEAENGRSAVELARQLVPDVIVMDISMPDLNGIEATRQIAARAPRTRVLALSMHSDRRFVTGILAAGAAGYLLKDCAFDELCRAIHAVAKKQVYLSPAVAGEVVDAHARGSEGAASQPLSDLTSRQLEILQLMAEGRATKQIAARLHVSTKTVDTHRHEIMTKLDLHSIAELTKFAVREGLTDLER